A genomic window from Pyxicephalus adspersus chromosome 2, UCB_Pads_2.0, whole genome shotgun sequence includes:
- the FAM53C gene encoding protein FAM53C isoform X1, whose product MISMITEQLQKQSLEDLKCKSFSISLPLPDHPDPEACSSPYHFVTAEERSWGILSHCPRIELEDGVRLGCHHHSSLSLHFPVLSRENSPNRRSPSQEPEASNSAAPPAPPTKRHCRSLSVPEDLSRWRPIWRPSGSKVWTPVKRRCNSGGVGAVLGVQTQSPSQGVSNLRFQNDPSASLRCIQANSPPFFSLALCRESPGPYTLSPTTIFWENTEGPSCFPLQRRFSLSPVLFKDAGRFLPSASSSPPSTPELVRRQQCLPRSQSQPCDLDTRKCGIKRRHEEDTRWHRPSLDFYKMNQNAGAMCFLDNSDEGSSSPFMACHGESPCTSGSPNTTCTLALSEESIGRRDHSSCSQAMLFQHDFADLDLNLIEEN is encoded by the exons ATGATCTCCATGATTACagaacaattacaaaaacaaagtcTGGAGGACCTGAAATGCAAATCTTTCAGTATAAGCCTG CCACTGCCTGATCATCCAGACCCCGAGGCGTGCAGCAGTCCTTACCATTTTGTGACAG cagaaGAACGTTCCTGGGGGATTCTTAGCCACTGTCCAAGAATTGAACTTGAAGATGGAGTACGACTTGGTTGCCATCACCATTCAAGCCTGAGTCTCCACTTTCCAGTCCTCAGCAGGGAAAATTCGCCTAACCGCAGGAGCCCTTCCCAAGAGCCTGAGGCATCTAACTCTGCGGCTCCTCCTGCTCCACCTACGAAGAGACACTGCCGCTCTTTATCAGTGCCAGAGGACCTGTCACGCTGGCGGCCTATCTGGAGGCCCAGTGGGTCTAAAGTTTGGACTCCTGTCAAGAGGAGATGTAATAGTGGTGGGGTTGGAGCAGTACTGGGGGTGCAGACTCAAAGTCCATCCCAAGGGGTCTCCAATCTCAGGTTTCAAAATGACCCCAGTGCCTCTTTACGATGCATCCAAGCCAACAGCCCTCCCTTCTTTAGCCTGGCTTTGTGCCGGGAATCACCAGGTCCCTACACCCTTTCACCAACCACTATATTTTGGGAAAACACAGAAGGGCCAAGTTGCTTTCCATTGCAGCGCCGCTTTTCCCTGTCACCAGTACTCTTCAAGGATGCAGGACGGTTCCTCCCTTCAGCCAGCAGCTCCCCACCTTCCACGCCAGAACTGGTCCGGCGACAGCAATGTCTGCCTCGTAGCCAGTCACAGCCCTGTGATCTTGACACCAGGAAATGTGGAATCAAACGAAGGCACGAGGAAGATACACGATGGCATCGTCCTTCTCTGGACTTCTACAAGATGAACCAG aatGCTGGTGCTATGTGTTTCTTGGATAACTCGGATGAAGGCAGCTCATCTCCTTTTATGGCTTGCCATGGGGAGTCTCCTTGCACTTCTGGAAGTCCCAACACCACTTGCACACTGGCACTTAGTGAAGAAAGTATCGGTAGGAGGGATCACTCCTCCTGCTCCCAGGCAATGCTCTTCCAGCACGACTTTGCGGACCTGGATTTAAATCTAATTGAGGAGAATTAA
- the FAM53C gene encoding protein FAM53C isoform X2 — MISMITEQLQKQSLEDLKCKSFSISLPLPDHPDPEACSSPYHFVTEERSWGILSHCPRIELEDGVRLGCHHHSSLSLHFPVLSRENSPNRRSPSQEPEASNSAAPPAPPTKRHCRSLSVPEDLSRWRPIWRPSGSKVWTPVKRRCNSGGVGAVLGVQTQSPSQGVSNLRFQNDPSASLRCIQANSPPFFSLALCRESPGPYTLSPTTIFWENTEGPSCFPLQRRFSLSPVLFKDAGRFLPSASSSPPSTPELVRRQQCLPRSQSQPCDLDTRKCGIKRRHEEDTRWHRPSLDFYKMNQNAGAMCFLDNSDEGSSSPFMACHGESPCTSGSPNTTCTLALSEESIGRRDHSSCSQAMLFQHDFADLDLNLIEEN, encoded by the exons ATGATCTCCATGATTACagaacaattacaaaaacaaagtcTGGAGGACCTGAAATGCAAATCTTTCAGTATAAGCCTG CCACTGCCTGATCATCCAGACCCCGAGGCGTGCAGCAGTCCTTACCATTTTGTGACAG aaGAACGTTCCTGGGGGATTCTTAGCCACTGTCCAAGAATTGAACTTGAAGATGGAGTACGACTTGGTTGCCATCACCATTCAAGCCTGAGTCTCCACTTTCCAGTCCTCAGCAGGGAAAATTCGCCTAACCGCAGGAGCCCTTCCCAAGAGCCTGAGGCATCTAACTCTGCGGCTCCTCCTGCTCCACCTACGAAGAGACACTGCCGCTCTTTATCAGTGCCAGAGGACCTGTCACGCTGGCGGCCTATCTGGAGGCCCAGTGGGTCTAAAGTTTGGACTCCTGTCAAGAGGAGATGTAATAGTGGTGGGGTTGGAGCAGTACTGGGGGTGCAGACTCAAAGTCCATCCCAAGGGGTCTCCAATCTCAGGTTTCAAAATGACCCCAGTGCCTCTTTACGATGCATCCAAGCCAACAGCCCTCCCTTCTTTAGCCTGGCTTTGTGCCGGGAATCACCAGGTCCCTACACCCTTTCACCAACCACTATATTTTGGGAAAACACAGAAGGGCCAAGTTGCTTTCCATTGCAGCGCCGCTTTTCCCTGTCACCAGTACTCTTCAAGGATGCAGGACGGTTCCTCCCTTCAGCCAGCAGCTCCCCACCTTCCACGCCAGAACTGGTCCGGCGACAGCAATGTCTGCCTCGTAGCCAGTCACAGCCCTGTGATCTTGACACCAGGAAATGTGGAATCAAACGAAGGCACGAGGAAGATACACGATGGCATCGTCCTTCTCTGGACTTCTACAAGATGAACCAG aatGCTGGTGCTATGTGTTTCTTGGATAACTCGGATGAAGGCAGCTCATCTCCTTTTATGGCTTGCCATGGGGAGTCTCCTTGCACTTCTGGAAGTCCCAACACCACTTGCACACTGGCACTTAGTGAAGAAAGTATCGGTAGGAGGGATCACTCCTCCTGCTCCCAGGCAATGCTCTTCCAGCACGACTTTGCGGACCTGGATTTAAATCTAATTGAGGAGAATTAA
- the FAM53C gene encoding protein FAM53C isoform X3, with amino-acid sequence MDYSTDLEEMHKAHQDSTEERSWGILSHCPRIELEDGVRLGCHHHSSLSLHFPVLSRENSPNRRSPSQEPEASNSAAPPAPPTKRHCRSLSVPEDLSRWRPIWRPSGSKVWTPVKRRCNSGGVGAVLGVQTQSPSQGVSNLRFQNDPSASLRCIQANSPPFFSLALCRESPGPYTLSPTTIFWENTEGPSCFPLQRRFSLSPVLFKDAGRFLPSASSSPPSTPELVRRQQCLPRSQSQPCDLDTRKCGIKRRHEEDTRWHRPSLDFYKMNQNAGAMCFLDNSDEGSSSPFMACHGESPCTSGSPNTTCTLALSEESIGRRDHSSCSQAMLFQHDFADLDLNLIEEN; translated from the exons ATGGATTacagcacagatctggaagaaatgcacaaagcacaccaagactCAA cagaaGAACGTTCCTGGGGGATTCTTAGCCACTGTCCAAGAATTGAACTTGAAGATGGAGTACGACTTGGTTGCCATCACCATTCAAGCCTGAGTCTCCACTTTCCAGTCCTCAGCAGGGAAAATTCGCCTAACCGCAGGAGCCCTTCCCAAGAGCCTGAGGCATCTAACTCTGCGGCTCCTCCTGCTCCACCTACGAAGAGACACTGCCGCTCTTTATCAGTGCCAGAGGACCTGTCACGCTGGCGGCCTATCTGGAGGCCCAGTGGGTCTAAAGTTTGGACTCCTGTCAAGAGGAGATGTAATAGTGGTGGGGTTGGAGCAGTACTGGGGGTGCAGACTCAAAGTCCATCCCAAGGGGTCTCCAATCTCAGGTTTCAAAATGACCCCAGTGCCTCTTTACGATGCATCCAAGCCAACAGCCCTCCCTTCTTTAGCCTGGCTTTGTGCCGGGAATCACCAGGTCCCTACACCCTTTCACCAACCACTATATTTTGGGAAAACACAGAAGGGCCAAGTTGCTTTCCATTGCAGCGCCGCTTTTCCCTGTCACCAGTACTCTTCAAGGATGCAGGACGGTTCCTCCCTTCAGCCAGCAGCTCCCCACCTTCCACGCCAGAACTGGTCCGGCGACAGCAATGTCTGCCTCGTAGCCAGTCACAGCCCTGTGATCTTGACACCAGGAAATGTGGAATCAAACGAAGGCACGAGGAAGATACACGATGGCATCGTCCTTCTCTGGACTTCTACAAGATGAACCAG aatGCTGGTGCTATGTGTTTCTTGGATAACTCGGATGAAGGCAGCTCATCTCCTTTTATGGCTTGCCATGGGGAGTCTCCTTGCACTTCTGGAAGTCCCAACACCACTTGCACACTGGCACTTAGTGAAGAAAGTATCGGTAGGAGGGATCACTCCTCCTGCTCCCAGGCAATGCTCTTCCAGCACGACTTTGCGGACCTGGATTTAAATCTAATTGAGGAGAATTAA